In the Pseudomonas sp. ADAK2 genome, one interval contains:
- a CDS encoding LysR family transcriptional regulator: MNPNQLTDQLGLFLDVLETGSFSAASRRHPLTPSAVARRIDSLESAVGSQLFLRSTHAVRATPAGLAFAERARRIVAELRLARAEAVSLSSAPEGLIRVDAPAAFGRRHLAPVIADFLMLYPGLDVQLHLIDSFVDMQGLNLGKVDLVLRAGQMADTRLVATPLANMVRIACASPAYLKRRGVPTDPSQLSEHDGLDWDGLAPPFAWRFEQDGRMQLHRPARIRMSANNAEALVCGALAGLGIAHLPTWLASEYLLRGELLPLFCENGLPKPETAGIYALRLEQQASSRSRLLLEYLKTRFSPIAPWDLALQGNLTGY, from the coding sequence ATGAACCCCAATCAATTGACCGACCAACTCGGGCTGTTCCTCGATGTGCTGGAAACCGGAAGTTTTTCCGCCGCATCCCGGCGCCATCCGCTAACGCCTTCGGCCGTGGCCCGACGGATCGACAGCCTGGAAAGCGCGGTCGGAAGCCAGTTATTCCTGCGCAGCACCCACGCGGTGCGGGCGACGCCAGCCGGTCTGGCGTTTGCCGAGCGGGCGCGGCGGATCGTCGCCGAATTGCGGTTGGCCCGGGCGGAGGCGGTGTCCCTCAGCAGCGCGCCCGAAGGCTTGATCCGGGTGGACGCGCCCGCCGCGTTTGGCCGCCGACATCTGGCGCCGGTCATTGCCGATTTTCTGATGCTGTACCCCGGCCTCGATGTGCAATTGCACCTGATCGACAGTTTTGTCGATATGCAGGGTTTGAACCTGGGCAAGGTCGATCTGGTGCTGCGTGCCGGGCAAATGGCTGATACCCGGCTGGTGGCCACGCCGCTGGCGAACATGGTGCGCATCGCTTGCGCCAGCCCCGCCTATTTGAAGCGTCGGGGCGTGCCGACCGATCCGTCCCAGTTGAGCGAACACGATGGCCTCGACTGGGACGGCCTCGCCCCGCCCTTCGCTTGGCGCTTCGAACAGGATGGGCGCATGCAATTGCACCGGCCGGCGCGGATCCGCATGAGCGCCAACAACGCCGAGGCGTTGGTCTGCGGCGCGCTGGCCGGGCTCGGCATCGCGCATTTGCCGACCTGGCTGGCCAGCGAATACCTGTTGCGCGGCGAACTGCTGCCGCTGTTCTGCGAAAACGGCCTGCCAAAACCGGAAACCGCCGGGATCTACGCCTTGCGCCTGGAGCAGCAGGCCAGTTCCCGCAGTCGCCTGTTGCTGGAATACCTAAAAACTCGCTTCAGCCCGATTGCGCCGTGGGATCTGGCCCTGCAAGGCAATCTAACCGGCTACTGA
- a CDS encoding sulfite exporter TauE/SafE family protein: MLEFLLYLIFGAALGTLGGLFGIGGGLIAIPLLGVLCGLDQQIAQGTALVMVVPNVMLALWRYHQRNRIELRHALPLASMGFCFAWIGSIWAVGIDAQTMRVGFVAFLVALSTYNLVRMFTANAPASSQMHYSWPWLGVLGAASGTMGGLFGVGGAVVATPVLTSLFGTSQVVAQGLSLALALPSTGVTLVTYAVHHQVNWMIGLPLAIGGLMSISWGVKIAHAMPERLLRGLFCGFLVFCAVMLAFKV; encoded by the coding sequence GTGCTTGAGTTTTTGTTGTATCTGATCTTTGGCGCTGCCTTGGGCACCCTGGGTGGTTTGTTTGGCATCGGCGGTGGCCTGATTGCCATTCCGTTGCTTGGCGTGTTGTGTGGTCTCGATCAACAGATCGCCCAAGGCACGGCGTTGGTGATGGTAGTACCGAACGTGATGCTGGCGCTGTGGCGCTATCACCAGCGTAATCGCATCGAATTGCGCCACGCACTGCCGCTGGCGTCGATGGGATTCTGCTTTGCCTGGATCGGTTCGATCTGGGCCGTGGGCATCGATGCGCAAACCATGCGCGTGGGATTTGTCGCATTCCTGGTGGCGCTCTCGACCTACAACCTCGTGCGAATGTTTACCGCCAACGCCCCGGCATCTTCGCAAATGCATTACTCCTGGCCATGGCTGGGCGTGCTTGGCGCGGCTTCCGGGACCATGGGCGGGTTGTTTGGCGTGGGCGGGGCGGTGGTGGCGACGCCGGTGCTGACCAGCCTGTTCGGTACTTCCCAGGTGGTTGCTCAAGGTTTATCGCTGGCCCTGGCATTACCGAGCACCGGCGTCACCCTGGTGACGTACGCGGTGCATCATCAGGTGAACTGGATGATCGGTTTGCCCTTGGCCATTGGCGGATTGATGAGCATCAGTTGGGGCGTGAAAATCGCCCACGCCATGCCGGAGCGGCTGCTGCGCGGGCTGTTCTGCGGTTTCCTGGTGTTCTGCGCGGTGATGCTCGCTTTTAAAGTTTGA
- a CDS encoding organic hydroperoxide resistance protein, with the protein MQTLYTAIATSTGGRDGRAVSSDNILDVKLATPKELGGAGGAATNPEQLFAAGYSACFIGALKFVASQTKRTIPNDASITAHVGIGQIPGGFGLDIDLHISLPGLEQADAQTLVDAAHQVCPYSNATRGNVEVRLHVTV; encoded by the coding sequence ATGCAAACTCTCTACACCGCAATCGCAACTTCCACCGGTGGCCGTGATGGTCGCGCGGTTTCCAGCGACAACATCCTCGACGTCAAACTCGCCACCCCAAAAGAACTCGGCGGTGCCGGCGGCGCGGCGACCAACCCTGAGCAACTGTTCGCAGCTGGCTACTCCGCCTGCTTTATCGGCGCGCTGAAGTTCGTTGCGAGCCAGACCAAACGCACCATCCCGAATGATGCGTCGATCACTGCTCATGTCGGCATCGGCCAGATTCCCGGTGGTTTCGGCCTGGACATCGACCTGCACATCAGCCTGCCGGGTCTTGAACAAGCGGATGCGCAAACACTGGTCGATGCGGCTCACCAGGTGTGCCCGTACTCCAACGCCACCCGTGGCAATGTCGAAGTGCGTTTGCACGTGACCGTTTAA
- a CDS encoding MarR family winged helix-turn-helix transcriptional regulator, producing MTTDRNTPDTCDHLLLDNQVCFALHSTSLLMTKVYKPLLQALGLTYPQYLAMMVLWERDGLTVGEISTRLLTDPGSLTPLLKRLEVEGLLSRTRSREDERVVIVELTEQGRALRDKARDIPQCILGASGQTIEQLKKLQNDLQALRSHLQDSL from the coding sequence ATGACCACCGACCGCAACACCCCGGACACCTGCGACCACCTGCTGCTGGACAATCAGGTGTGCTTCGCCCTGCATTCCACTTCGCTGCTGATGACCAAGGTCTATAAACCGCTGCTGCAAGCGCTGGGCCTGACCTATCCGCAGTACCTGGCGATGATGGTGTTGTGGGAACGGGATGGTTTGACCGTAGGCGAAATCAGCACAAGGCTGCTGACCGATCCTGGCTCGTTGACGCCGCTGCTCAAACGCCTGGAAGTTGAAGGACTGCTCAGTCGTACTCGTAGCCGTGAAGATGAACGGGTGGTGATCGTCGAGCTGACCGAACAGGGTCGCGCGTTGCGGGACAAGGCTCGGGATATTCCGCAGTGCATCCTGGGGGCCAGCGGGCAGACGATCGAGCAGTTGAAGAAATTGCAAAATGATCTTCAAGCGCTGCGTAGCCATTTGCAGGACAGTCTCTAG
- the earP gene encoding elongation factor P maturation arginine rhamnosyltransferase EarP has product MPELNTRWDLFCTVVDNFGDIGVTWRLARQLVVEHSVDVRLWVDDLRAFERLCPEIDIHAPRQWQQGVEVCHWPAEWQPVAAADVVIAAFACQLPSAYMEAMAEREKPPLWMNLDYLSAEDWVIGCHGLPSVKYKNVQKYFFFPGFQKGTGGLLREHELLERRRQFQQSPEAQREFLQGLGIDRAQGAQLISLFAYENAGLASWLDTLASDSTLTHLLVPEGRILGDVERWLGVSDLAAGALHVRAALTVQVLPFVRQDQYDHLLWSCDFNAVRGEDSFVRAQWAGRPLLWHIYQQDEDIHLDKLEAFLALYTKGLSAAASAAISGLWRAWNAGDDMADQWLATRKHWPELEKHAETWCLEQALQADLAAALVQFYVNWI; this is encoded by the coding sequence TTTTGGCGACATCGGCGTGACCTGGCGTCTGGCCCGGCAATTGGTGGTCGAACACTCGGTAGACGTTCGCTTGTGGGTCGACGACCTGCGCGCCTTCGAACGCCTGTGCCCGGAGATCGATATCCACGCGCCCCGGCAATGGCAGCAAGGTGTCGAGGTGTGCCACTGGCCGGCCGAGTGGCAACCCGTTGCTGCCGCCGATGTGGTGATTGCCGCCTTCGCCTGCCAACTGCCCAGCGCTTATATGGAAGCCATGGCCGAGCGCGAGAAACCGCCGCTGTGGATGAACCTCGACTACCTGAGCGCCGAGGACTGGGTCATCGGTTGCCACGGGTTGCCGTCGGTGAAGTACAAAAACGTGCAGAAGTATTTCTTCTTCCCGGGGTTCCAGAAGGGCACTGGCGGCTTGCTGCGTGAACATGAATTGCTGGAGCGGCGTCGGCAGTTTCAACAAAGCCCCGAGGCCCAGCGTGAATTCCTGCAAGGGTTAGGGATCGATCGTGCGCAAGGCGCGCAGTTGATCTCGCTGTTTGCCTATGAAAACGCCGGGCTGGCGAGTTGGCTCGACACCTTGGCCAGCGATTCGACGCTTACGCATCTGCTGGTGCCGGAAGGGCGGATTCTCGGTGACGTTGAACGCTGGCTCGGGGTCAGTGATCTCGCGGCGGGTGCGTTGCATGTGCGCGCTGCCCTGACGGTTCAGGTGCTGCCATTCGTCCGTCAGGACCAATATGACCACTTGCTCTGGTCCTGCGATTTCAATGCTGTACGCGGTGAAGACTCCTTTGTCCGGGCTCAATGGGCGGGGCGGCCGCTGCTGTGGCACATCTACCAGCAGGACGAAGACATCCACCTCGACAAGCTCGAAGCCTTCCTCGCGCTCTATACAAAAGGCCTTTCGGCAGCCGCCAGCGCGGCGATCAGCGGTCTTTGGCGAGCATGGAACGCCGGCGACGACATGGCCGACCAGTGGCTCGCGACCCGCAAACACTGGCCTGAGCTGGAAAAACACGCCGAGACGTGGTGTCTGGAACAAGCCTTGCAGGCCGATCTTGCCGCGGCGCTGGTACAGTTTTATGTAAATTGGATATGA
- a CDS encoding DUF1127 domain-containing protein yields MKGQHEHVTAEKFSIHAVSDLLHKFSRWYELHRERELLASLSDEALKDIGVSRADVEHESVRPFWDDPMHK; encoded by the coding sequence ATGAAAGGTCAACACGAGCATGTAACGGCAGAAAAATTCTCAATCCACGCGGTTTCCGATTTGCTGCACAAGTTTAGTCGCTGGTACGAACTTCACCGCGAACGTGAGCTTTTGGCGAGCCTGAGCGATGAAGCGCTGAAAGATATCGGCGTCAGTCGTGCGGATGTCGAGCACGAATCGGTCCGGCCGTTCTGGGACGATCCGATGCATAAATGA
- a CDS encoding winged helix-turn-helix domain-containing protein, which translates to MPATLSFSIKQARRLALAAQGFNGRQPPAAIKAVQLNRLIERLGILQIDSVNALVRSHYLPLFSRLGNYSSDLLDQAAWSQGRHRTLFEYWGHEASLLPLSMYPLMRWRMLRATRGEDIYQQLARFGREQQDTIRRVLGSVQELGALGAGSLSTRQERAGPWWDWSAEKHALEWLFAAGEVTVAGRRGFERLYDLPERVIPSVVLQQPLLTEAEALRGLLLHAANALGVATEKDLRDYFRLSPGDARPRLAELVEAGELLTCEVEGWRQPAYCLPEPKVPRKVEASALLSPFDSLIWERSRTERLFDFRYRLEIYTPQDKRVYGYYVLPFLHNERIAARVDLRAERALGRLAVHAVHEEEPGLDGAGMLALAVNLRRMADWLGLERVQLNCQRESAGRLRVVMAQIE; encoded by the coding sequence ATGCCCGCAACGCTGTCCTTTTCCATCAAACAGGCTCGACGTCTGGCACTGGCTGCCCAAGGATTCAACGGGCGCCAGCCGCCAGCGGCGATCAAAGCGGTCCAGCTCAATCGGTTGATTGAACGGCTGGGCATTTTGCAGATCGATTCGGTCAATGCGTTGGTGCGCTCGCACTACCTCCCCTTGTTTTCCCGTCTTGGTAACTACTCTTCCGACCTTCTCGATCAGGCTGCCTGGAGTCAGGGTCGGCACCGTACGTTGTTTGAATATTGGGGTCATGAAGCGTCGTTATTGCCGCTGTCCATGTACCCGTTGATGCGCTGGCGCATGCTGCGCGCGACTCGCGGCGAAGACATTTATCAACAATTGGCGCGGTTTGGTCGTGAGCAACAGGACACGATTCGCCGGGTCCTGGGTTCGGTTCAGGAGCTGGGCGCGCTGGGCGCCGGGAGTCTGTCGACCCGTCAGGAACGGGCGGGGCCGTGGTGGGACTGGAGCGCCGAAAAGCATGCGCTTGAGTGGTTGTTTGCCGCCGGTGAAGTCACCGTCGCGGGCCGACGCGGGTTTGAACGGCTTTACGATTTGCCAGAGCGGGTTATTCCTTCGGTCGTTCTCCAACAGCCGTTGCTCACGGAAGCCGAAGCCCTGCGCGGGCTGTTGCTGCACGCCGCGAATGCCTTGGGTGTGGCGACGGAAAAAGACCTGCGGGACTATTTTCGCCTGAGCCCCGGGGATGCCCGTCCGCGTTTGGCGGAACTGGTCGAGGCTGGTGAATTGCTGACCTGCGAAGTCGAGGGTTGGCGCCAACCAGCCTATTGCCTGCCCGAGCCCAAGGTCCCGCGCAAGGTCGAGGCCAGCGCCTTGCTGTCGCCCTTCGATTCACTGATTTGGGAACGCAGCCGCACCGAGCGGTTGTTCGATTTCCGTTATCGGCTGGAGATTTATACGCCGCAGGATAAGCGGGTCTATGGCTATTACGTGCTGCCCTTTTTGCACAATGAACGGATTGCCGCGCGGGTGGATTTGCGGGCCGAACGGGCGCTGGGCCGGTTGGCGGTGCATGCGGTGCACGAAGAAGAGCCGGGGCTGGATGGGGCGGGAATGCTGGCGTTGGCGGTGAATTTGCGGCGGATGGCGGATTGGTTGGGGCTGGAGCGGGTTCAGTTGAATTGTCAGCGGGAGAGTGCGGGGCGGTTGCGGGTGGTAATGGCGCAGATTGAGTAA
- a CDS encoding crotonase/enoyl-CoA hydratase family protein, with product MNQPVSSRVSREQRGHVLLLGLDRVAKRNAFDLDLLNDLSLAYGEFEADSEARVAVVFGHGEHFTAGLDLINASAALAEGWQAPPGGCDPWGVFAGPRVSKPVIVAAQGYCLTIGIELMLAADINLCASNTRFAQMEVQRGIFPFGGATLRLHQVAGWGNAMRWLLTGDEFDAHDALRLGLVQEVMASEDLLPRALELAERIARQAPLGVQATLMSARQARYEGETAAAQALPAMVKKLLNSEDAKEGVRSMVEKRPGIFKGV from the coding sequence ATGAATCAGCCTGTTTCCAGTCGTGTCAGCCGCGAACAGCGCGGTCATGTCTTGTTACTCGGCCTGGACCGGGTCGCCAAGCGCAACGCCTTCGACCTCGATCTGCTCAACGACCTGAGCCTGGCCTATGGCGAGTTCGAGGCCGACAGCGAGGCGCGAGTGGCGGTGGTGTTCGGCCACGGCGAGCATTTCACCGCCGGGCTCGACCTGATCAATGCCAGCGCGGCGCTGGCCGAAGGTTGGCAGGCACCGCCCGGCGGTTGTGATCCGTGGGGCGTATTCGCCGGGCCGAGGGTGAGTAAACCGGTGATCGTCGCCGCGCAAGGTTATTGCCTGACCATCGGCATCGAGCTGATGCTGGCCGCCGACATCAACCTCTGCGCCAGCAATACCCGTTTCGCCCAGATGGAAGTGCAGCGCGGGATCTTCCCGTTTGGCGGCGCCACGCTGCGCCTGCATCAAGTGGCCGGCTGGGGCAACGCCATGCGCTGGCTGCTGACCGGCGATGAGTTCGACGCTCATGACGCGTTGCGGCTGGGGTTGGTGCAGGAGGTCATGGCCAGTGAGGATCTGTTGCCGAGGGCGCTTGAACTGGCGGAACGTATTGCAAGGCAGGCGCCGCTGGGGGTTCAGGCGACGTTGATGTCGGCCAGGCAGGCGCGTTATGAAGGAGAAACCGCGGCGGCGCAGGCGTTGCCGGCGATGGTGAAGAAGCTGTTGAACAGTGAAGATGCCAAGGAGGGGGTGCGGTCGATGGTCGAAAAGCGGCCCGGCATCTTCAAAGGGGTTTGA
- a CDS encoding spermidine synthase, with amino-acid sequence MTEERVEHLLAEVQDEFGVIRVLEVADYRFLEFGDAIEQSCVFTADPSWLEYDYTRAMLIGALCHEQPESALFLGLGAGTLTQACLKFLPLEDVEAIELRPDVPRLAIEYLGLDDDPRLYIRVGDALELLETAEPADLIFVDLYTDVGPGVGHLAWSFLENCQKRLNPGGWLVINQWATDDGKPLGAALFRGLYHRHYWELPVKEGNVILIVPSELDQELDMDGLIARAEGLAPRLGYSLLSLIKAIRPAT; translated from the coding sequence ATGACTGAGGAGCGCGTCGAGCATTTGCTCGCCGAGGTACAGGATGAGTTCGGCGTGATTCGCGTGCTGGAAGTGGCCGATTACCGTTTTCTCGAATTCGGCGATGCCATCGAGCAAAGCTGCGTGTTCACGGCCGACCCGAGCTGGCTGGAGTACGACTACACCCGCGCCATGCTGATCGGTGCGTTGTGCCATGAGCAGCCGGAAAGCGCGCTGTTCCTCGGCCTCGGCGCTGGCACGTTGACCCAGGCCTGCCTCAAGTTTCTGCCGCTGGAAGATGTCGAAGCCATCGAGTTGCGCCCCGATGTACCGCGTCTGGCCATTGAATACCTGGGGCTGGATGACGATCCACGGCTGTACATCCGCGTCGGCGATGCGCTGGAGTTGCTGGAAACGGCAGAACCGGCGGACCTGATTTTCGTCGACCTCTATACCGATGTCGGGCCGGGCGTCGGGCATCTGGCCTGGAGCTTTCTGGAAAACTGTCAGAAACGACTGAATCCGGGGGGCTGGCTGGTGATCAACCAATGGGCCACCGATGACGGCAAACCGCTGGGCGCGGCATTGTTTCGCGGGCTCTATCACCGGCATTACTGGGAACTGCCGGTGAAGGAGGGCAACGTGATTTTGATCGTGCCGTCGGAACTGGATCAGGAGCTGGACATGGACGGATTGATCGCCCGGGCCGAAGGGCTGGCGCCGCGGTTGGGGTATTCGTTGTTGTCGTTGATCAAGGCGATTCGGCCGGCGACGTAA
- a CDS encoding class II 3-deoxy-7-phosphoheptulonate synthase yields MSQPWSPDSWRALPIQQQPRYPDAAHLAQVEQTLASYPPLVFAGEARELRRQFAEVTQGRAFLLQGGDCAESFAEFSAAKIRDTFKVLLQMAIVMTFAAGCPVVKVGRMAGQFAKPRSANDETIDGVTLPAYRGDIVNGIGFDEKSRVPDPERLLQSYHQSTATLNLLRAFAQGGFADLHQVHKWNLDFIANSALAEKYSHLADRIDETLAFMRACGMDSSPQLRETSFFTAHEALLLNYEEAFVRRDSLTNDYYDCSAHMLWIGDRTRQLDGAHVEFLRGVNNPIGVKVGPSMNPEDLIRLIDVLNPDNDPGRLNLIARMGANKVGDHLPQLIRAVEREGKKVLWSSDPMHGNTIKASSGYKTRDFAQILGEVKQFFQVHEAEGTYAGGIHIEMTGQNVTECIGGARPITEDGLSDRYHTHCDPRMNADQSLELAFLIAETLKQVRR; encoded by the coding sequence ATGAGCCAACCCTGGAGCCCTGACAGCTGGCGTGCCTTGCCGATCCAGCAACAACCCCGCTACCCCGATGCCGCGCATTTGGCGCAGGTCGAGCAAACCCTGGCCAGCTATCCGCCGCTGGTGTTTGCCGGTGAAGCCCGGGAATTGCGCCGTCAGTTTGCCGAAGTGACCCAGGGCCGAGCGTTTCTGTTGCAGGGCGGCGATTGCGCCGAAAGCTTCGCCGAGTTCTCCGCCGCGAAAATCCGCGACACCTTTAAAGTGCTGCTGCAAATGGCCATCGTGATGACCTTTGCCGCCGGTTGCCCGGTGGTCAAAGTCGGACGCATGGCCGGCCAGTTCGCCAAACCCCGTTCGGCCAACGACGAAACCATCGACGGCGTGACCTTGCCCGCCTACCGTGGCGACATCGTCAACGGCATCGGTTTCGACGAAAAAAGCCGCGTCCCGGACCCGGAACGCCTGCTGCAGTCCTATCACCAGTCCACCGCGACCCTGAACCTGCTGCGCGCTTTCGCCCAGGGCGGATTTGCCGACCTGCATCAAGTGCACAAGTGGAACCTGGACTTCATCGCCAACTCGGCCCTGGCCGAGAAATACAGCCACCTTGCCGATCGCATTGATGAAACCCTGGCCTTTATGCGCGCCTGCGGCATGGACAGCTCGCCGCAATTACGCGAAACCAGTTTCTTCACCGCCCACGAAGCGCTGTTGCTGAACTATGAAGAAGCCTTCGTCCGTCGCGACAGCCTGACCAACGATTACTACGACTGCTCGGCGCACATGCTGTGGATCGGCGACCGCACCCGTCAGCTCGACGGCGCCCACGTGGAGTTCCTGCGCGGGGTGAACAACCCGATTGGCGTCAAAGTCGGCCCCAGCATGAATCCGGAAGATTTGATTCGTCTGATCGACGTGCTCAACCCGGACAACGACCCCGGCCGCTTGAACCTGATCGCGCGGATGGGCGCGAACAAGGTCGGCGATCACCTGCCGCAGTTGATTCGCGCCGTCGAGCGTGAAGGCAAGAAGGTGCTGTGGAGCTCCGACCCAATGCACGGCAACACCATCAAGGCCAGCAGCGGCTACAAGACCCGCGACTTCGCGCAGATTCTTGGCGAAGTGAAGCAGTTCTTCCAGGTGCACGAAGCGGAAGGCACCTATGCCGGCGGTATCCACATCGAAATGACCGGGCAGAACGTGACCGAGTGCATCGGTGGCGCGCGGCCGATTACCGAGGATGGGTTGTCGGACCGTTACCACACCCATTGCGATCCGCGGATGAACGCGGATCAGTCGCTGGAATTGGCGTTTTTGATTGCTGAGACGTTGAAACAAGTCCGCCGCTAA
- a CDS encoding LysR substrate-binding domain-containing protein, which translates to MSAFPSIDTDVLRTFVAIADLGGFTRAGEMVNRTQSAVSMQMKRLEEDVLQRQLFERDGRQVKLTAEGQVLLGYARRILKLHSEVFNTLREPHMVGTVRIGTPDDYVMRFLPGILSRFAKFYPLIQIEVHCESTRQLLQRQDLDLSIVTREPGTEIGQLLRKERFVWAEAQCFSAHEQTPLPLAMFNSDCFCRLWACNALDAMGRDYRIAYNSSSLSALMAVVSAGLAVTAQLESLITPDMRILGAAEDLPLLPEASIMLVRNLHNPSPITECLAEHIVEGFKL; encoded by the coding sequence ATGTCGGCGTTCCCCAGTATCGATACCGATGTACTGCGCACTTTTGTCGCCATCGCCGACTTGGGCGGTTTCACCCGCGCCGGCGAAATGGTCAACCGCACGCAATCGGCGGTGAGCATGCAGATGAAGCGCCTGGAAGAAGACGTGTTGCAGCGCCAGTTGTTCGAGCGCGACGGGCGTCAGGTCAAGTTGACCGCCGAGGGCCAGGTGCTGCTCGGCTATGCGCGGCGCATCCTCAAACTGCACAGCGAAGTCTTCAATACCCTGCGCGAACCGCACATGGTCGGTACCGTGCGCATCGGCACGCCGGATGATTATGTGATGCGGTTTCTGCCGGGGATTTTGTCGCGGTTCGCCAAGTTCTATCCGCTGATCCAGATCGAAGTGCATTGCGAGTCGACCAGGCAGCTGTTGCAGCGCCAGGACCTCGACCTGTCGATCGTCACCCGCGAGCCGGGCACCGAGATCGGCCAGTTGCTGCGCAAGGAGCGTTTTGTCTGGGCCGAGGCGCAATGTTTCAGCGCCCACGAGCAGACGCCGTTGCCGCTGGCGATGTTCAACAGTGATTGTTTCTGCCGGTTATGGGCATGCAATGCCCTCGATGCGATGGGCCGCGATTACCGGATTGCCTACAACAGCTCGAGCCTGTCGGCATTGATGGCCGTGGTCAGCGCCGGCCTGGCGGTGACCGCGCAACTGGAAAGCCTGATCACCCCGGACATGCGCATCCTCGGCGCCGCCGAAGACCTGCCGCTGCTGCCCGAGGCCAGCATCATGCTGGTGCGCAACCTGCACAACCCGTCGCCGATCACCGAGTGCCTGGCCGAGCACATCGTCGAAGGCTTCAAACTTTAA
- a CDS encoding elongation factor P, which translates to MKTGKELKPGTVIRLENDPWLVQKAEFTKSGRNSAIMKTKLKNLLTGYKTEIVYSADDKLDDVILDRKEATLSFISGDTYTFMDTTDYTMYELNAEDIEAVLPFVEEGMTDVCEAIFFEERLVSVELPTTIVRVVDYTEGSARGDTSGKVMKPAKLSNGTELQVADFIEIGDRIEIDTREGGSYKGRAK; encoded by the coding sequence ATGAAAACTGGTAAAGAACTGAAACCCGGTACCGTGATCCGTCTCGAAAACGATCCTTGGCTGGTTCAGAAAGCTGAATTCACCAAGTCCGGTCGTAACAGCGCGATCATGAAGACCAAGCTGAAGAACCTGCTGACCGGTTACAAGACCGAGATCGTTTACAGCGCTGACGACAAACTGGACGACGTAATCCTCGACCGCAAAGAAGCGACCCTGTCCTTCATCAGCGGCGACACCTACACGTTCATGGACACCACCGACTACACCATGTACGAACTGAACGCTGAAGACATCGAAGCCGTTCTGCCTTTCGTTGAAGAAGGCATGACCGATGTTTGCGAAGCGATCTTCTTCGAAGAGCGTCTGGTTTCCGTAGAACTGCCGACCACTATCGTGCGCGTAGTCGACTACACCGAAGGTTCCGCTCGCGGCGACACTTCCGGCAAAGTCATGAAGCCTGCGAAGCTGAGCAACGGCACTGAGCTGCAAGTTGCTGACTTCATCGAAATCGGTGACCGCATCGAAATCGACACCCGCGAAGGCGGTTCCTACAAAGGCCGTGCTAAATAA